GTATTGGACAATTTTGGTGCAGGTTATAACAGTCTTTATAAAGGAAATATGGCACAGGATGGCTACATTTATATTTCTTTGGATAATCGCGGAACGCCTGCTCCTAAAGGCAGCTTGTGGCGAAAAAGCATCTACCGCAATATCGGGCAGCTCAATATTCGCGACCAGGCTCTAGCAACGCAAGAAATACTAAAATGGCCGTTTGTCGACAATTCACGCGTGGCCGTTTGGGGCTGGAGCGGTGGCGGATCAAGCACGCTTAATCTGCTTGGGCAATATCCTCAGATCTATAAAACCGGTATTGCCATTGCCGCGGTAGCCAATCAGTTACTTTACGACAATGTATATCAGGAACGCTACATGGGGCTCCCACAAGAAAACCTGGCAGATTTTGAAAACGGCTCGCCACTGAAATATGCAAAAAATATCAAAGGCAACCTACTCTACATCCATGGAACTGGAGACGACAATGTGCACTATCAAAATGCAGAAGTGCTGATCAATGAACTGATCAAAAATAACGTGCAGTTCCAGTTGATGTCTTACCCGAACCGCAGCCATTCGATCAGCGAGGGACAAGGTACACATGAGCATTTAAAAACATTATTTACAAACTATCTAAAATTGCATTGCCCTCCAGGGGGAAGATAGACTGAATAGCTATTATTTACAGATGAAAAGAATACTAGTATATGCATTGGGAACCTGCGGTCTATTGACCGCAGGTATACAGCAATCAGCGGCGCAGCTGATGAAAGAAAAAAATGAATTCACCAGAGCGGATTCACTGCGCGGATACCTGTCACCGCTGCGAACCTGCTACGATATCCAATATTATCATTTGGATGTGAAGGTAGATATAGACAATAAGTTTATTTCGGGATCAAATCTTTTCCGCTTCAAGGCCACGACTGATTTTAATCGCCTGCAATTTGATCTTTTTGCAAATCTCAAAGTAGACAAAGTCGTATATAAGGGAAAAGAAATTTCCTTTACCCGAGAACACAATGCTGTCTTTGTCGAATTTCCAACAGCTATCAAGAAAGGAATGCAGGAAGAATTTACGGTCTATTACGAGGGTCATCCTACAGAAGCGGTTAAGGCTCCCTGGGACGGCGGCTTTGACTGGAAGAAAGACAGTAACGGCAAACCTTGGGTAGCCACAGCCTGTCAGGGGATGGGTGCGAGCGTTTGGTGGCCAAACAAAGACCATCAATCCGATGAAGTGGATAGTATGCTGATTTCCATCGCTGTCCCCAAAGAGGTAATGAATGTATCCAATGGACGTTTGGTCAAAGTCGAAAAGATGAAGGACGGTTACACCAAATACCACTGGAAAGTTGCCAATCCAATCAACAACTATAATGTCGCCATCAACATCGGCGACTACGTTCATTTTAAGGAAAAATACAAAGGTGAAAAAGGGCCATTGGATATAGACTACTATATTTTGCGCGAAAACGATACTGAAGAAAAGAAATCCCATCTTCAAAAAAATGCCAACCAGACCCTGGAGGCTTTTGAACATTGGTTTGGTCCGTATCCATTCTATGAAGATGGCTATAAACTTGTTGAAACCTACCATACTGGCATGGAACATCAAAGTGCCGTCGCCTACGGAAACCATTATCAGAATGGCTATCGTGGCAGAGATGCTTCAGAAACCGGCTGGGGAAATAAATGGGACTTTATTGTCGTCCACGAATCTGGTCACGAATGGTTTGGCAACAATATTACCTCAGCTGATCTAGCCGACATGTGGATTCACGAAAGCTTCACCAATTATTCCGAAGGCTTATTTATCGACTATTTCTATGGCAAAGAAGCCAGTCAGGCTTATGCCCATGGTATCCGAAGTGGAATCCAAAATGATAACCCTATCCAGGGTCCCTACCATGTCAATAAAGAAGGTTCTGGGGATATGTATCCCAAAGGTGGCGTCATGCTCAACATGATCCGTACGATGATTGACAATGATGAAAAGTGGCGGAATATCCTAAGGGGATTAAACAGTAAGTTTTATCATCAGCAAGTCGATTATCATGATATTGTCAACTATGTAAGCCAGCAGTCTGGATTAGACCTGTTAAAAGTATTTGAACAGTATGTACAGCATACCGCCATTCCTACACTGGAAATCAAACAAGATCCTTCAGGGAGAGTCTTGGGTCGCTGGATCAGCGAAGTCAAAGGCTTCCATATGCCCATACATATTGGCGTAAAAGGTCAAAAAAGAGAACTTATCCAGTTGGACCAACGTTTTAGACCGATTAAAGTGGCCGGTTTAACGAAAGAGAATATCGATATTGATACGTTTAACTATTATGTCGGCGTATTGGTCGAATAGAGACGGCGACAATGTTACCAACATGAAATAAACACAGCGCCCCAAAAGCAATTTACTTTCCGGGGCGCTATATTTCTGAGCCACTCTTATCGCTTCATAAGTATTCCCAATTGGCCCCTTCATGACTTCGCAAACACCAAAAGCAATGAAAGCAAACTGAAGGTTCCTTCTGCCCAATAAGATCAGGTACTTTCAGAAAAAATAGGCAATAAACCCACATTACAGGATCATTTATTATAGGATCATTAGCCTACTAACGATCAATACTGACTCCATACAGGCGGATCTACGCCAAGAAGATGTTTTACAAAATAGTCCCTTCTTTTTCGTTCACCATAATCTCCCCCAGAAGAATGCCCCATCCCAGGAACCATAATAAAATCATGATTCTTACGCGCTTTGATCAAGGCATCAACCAATTGGAAAGTCGATGAAGGATCCACATTATCATCCAATTCACCTACAATCAATAAAAGATTTCCTTCCAGTTTAGCGGCATTTTCAATATTGGAGCTCGCTGCATATTCAGGTCCTACAGGCCAGCCCATCCATTGCTCGTTCCACCATATTTTATCCATTCGGTTATCGTGACAACCGCAGGAAGAAACACCAACTTTGTAAAACTCCGGATGGAATAACAGCGCGCCCGTCGAGCTTTGACCGCCAGCCGACGTTCCATAGATCCCTACTCTACCTATATCCATGTATTTGTATTGTTTCGAAGCGGCCCGCATCCAGGCGATCCGATCGGGAAAGCCCGCATCTTTCAGATTTTTCCAACAGATATCATGAAAAGCCTTTGAACGATTTGACGTCCCCATTCCATCGATCTGCACCACGATAAAGCCCAATTCCGCCAATTCATACATCCCACTCGGGTTGCTGTAGAATGATTTGGGCACAAAAGAACTATGGGGTCCCGCATAAATGTATTCGATGACAGGGTAGCTTTTAGCGGGATCAAAATTCGTCGGCCGAATAATAATCCCCCAGATATCCGTTTCGCCATCACGTCCCTTGGCTTTAAAAACTTCCGGTGCACGCCACCCTGTAGTTTCGAGCAGACTACTGTTTGTTTTCTCCAACTCCATGATAATACCGCCATTTTTGTCACGCAATACTGAAATTGGCGGCTGATCGACCCGGGAATACGTATCCACAAACTGCGAATAGTCTTTATTGAAAAAAGCTTGATGATTTGCATTTTCTTCGGTCAGCAGTTTTAAGCCCTTTCCATCCAAACCGATGGTATAATAGTGGATCAAATAAGGATCTTCTCCGGCATTCATACCGCTGCCTTCAAAAATAACTGTTCGTTTATCAGCGTCAACATGCACAACTTTCCGAACCACCCAATTTCCCTTTGTGATTTGATTTTTCACTTTTCCAGTAGATCCATCATAAAGATACAGGTGGTTCCATCCGTCACGCTCAGAAGCCCACACAATTTCCTTGCCGTCGGATATATCTTCTCTAAATTTCTTGCCGCTATAATCAATAAATGTCTTATTCTGTTCACGGATCAAATAACTGGATGTACCGCTGTTTGCATCCATCTGCATAAGGCCATAAACTTGATGCCCCCGTTTGTTATACTCGAAGGTAAATGCTCTGCTATCATCGCGCCAAGCTAGATCCGAAAGGTAAAATTGATTCGGTATGAGCGCTGCATCAAACACGGACAGCCGGTCTTTTTCAAGATCATATAAGATGGGTAGTTTCTGTGCGAGCTCATCTCCGGGCTTAACGTAATCGCGTGTCTGAATCTTTGGCTGCAGTTGATCTTTTGGGGATGATTCGATTAGCGTCAGTTGTCTGATCTCTATTTTTTGAGTTTTTACTGTAGCGAGCTTACGGCTATCTGGCGC
The genomic region above belongs to Sphingobacterium zeae and contains:
- a CDS encoding S9 family peptidase — encoded protein: MKFLSTAVLLLSAQFLFGQGTLADYTRAQNLKKQLTNKIDNLPGQFYWSEKGDLFWYDRNTVQGKEYMLVNPQAKTKEQLFDLTKVFSFVEEKLGRKVESRFISNDQIKLMDQDQVSLDIAGYLWIWNRRSSQLSQGAASGSRDRNTRYWGQREQGNAYREVESPDKVHVAFIRNNNVFLAKKGSVNEARQITFDGNPANYYSNDIQWAPDSRKLATVKTQKIEIRQLTLIESSPKDQLQPKIQTRDYVKPGDELAQKLPILYDLEKDRLSVFDAALIPNQFYLSDLAWRDDSRAFTFEYNKRGHQVYGLMQMDANSGTSSYLIREQNKTFIDYSGKKFREDISDGKEIVWASERDGWNHLYLYDGSTGKVKNQITKGNWVVRKVVHVDADKRTVIFEGSGMNAGEDPYLIHYYTIGLDGKGLKLLTEENANHQAFFNKDYSQFVDTYSRVDQPPISVLRDKNGGIIMELEKTNSSLLETTGWRAPEVFKAKGRDGETDIWGIIIRPTNFDPAKSYPVIEYIYAGPHSSFVPKSFYSNPSGMYELAELGFIVVQIDGMGTSNRSKAFHDICWKNLKDAGFPDRIAWMRAASKQYKYMDIGRVGIYGTSAGGQSSTGALLFHPEFYKVGVSSCGCHDNRMDKIWWNEQWMGWPVGPEYAASSNIENAAKLEGNLLLIVGELDDNVDPSSTFQLVDALIKARKNHDFIMVPGMGHSSGGDYGERKRRDYFVKHLLGVDPPVWSQY
- a CDS encoding M1 family metallopeptidase; the encoded protein is MKRILVYALGTCGLLTAGIQQSAAQLMKEKNEFTRADSLRGYLSPLRTCYDIQYYHLDVKVDIDNKFISGSNLFRFKATTDFNRLQFDLFANLKVDKVVYKGKEISFTREHNAVFVEFPTAIKKGMQEEFTVYYEGHPTEAVKAPWDGGFDWKKDSNGKPWVATACQGMGASVWWPNKDHQSDEVDSMLISIAVPKEVMNVSNGRLVKVEKMKDGYTKYHWKVANPINNYNVAINIGDYVHFKEKYKGEKGPLDIDYYILRENDTEEKKSHLQKNANQTLEAFEHWFGPYPFYEDGYKLVETYHTGMEHQSAVAYGNHYQNGYRGRDASETGWGNKWDFIVVHESGHEWFGNNITSADLADMWIHESFTNYSEGLFIDYFYGKEASQAYAHGIRSGIQNDNPIQGPYHVNKEGSGDMYPKGGVMLNMIRTMIDNDEKWRNILRGLNSKFYHQQVDYHDIVNYVSQQSGLDLLKVFEQYVQHTAIPTLEIKQDPSGRVLGRWISEVKGFHMPIHIGVKGQKRELIQLDQRFRPIKVAGLTKENIDIDTFNYYVGVLVE